The nucleotide window CGGCCAGGAGCAGGAGGCGCTGCTCTACGAGTTTTACGGGCTGGGGGTGGCGCCCCTCTACCCGGTGTCGGCCGAACACGGTTACGGGGTGCCCGACTTTCTCGATGCCCTGGTGGCGGCGCTGCCCGCCGCCGCCCCCGAGCCGGCAGTGGAAATGGTGCGCGTGGCCGTTGTGGGACGCCCCAACGTGGGCAAGTCATCGCTTGTCAACCGGGTCCTGGGGCGGGAGCGCCTGGTGGTGAGCGACGTTCCCGGCACCACCCGTGACGCGGTGGATGCCGTCTGCAAGGTCAACGACAAGTCCTACCTGCTGATCGATACCGCCGGCATCCGGCGCAAGGGCCGGGTGGACCAAAAGCTCGAAAAGTTCTCGGTCATCAAGGCCCTCCAAGGGCTGGAACGCTGCGATGTGGCCCTGATCGTGCTGGACGTCTACGAGGGGGTCACCGACCAGGACATCACCATCGCCGGCTATGCCCACGATCGCGGCTGCGGCTGTATCCTCCTGCTCAACAAGTGGGACCTGGTGGAAAAGGACAGCCTGACCACCCGGCGCTACGTCGAGGAGCTGCGTGCGGCCTCCCGTTTTCTGCAGTTCGCGCCGATCATGACCATTTCCGCCAAAACCGGTCTCAGGCTGCCCAGGATTTTCGAGTTGGTCGATGCCGTTTACACCCAGTACACTGCCCGCCTGGGGACCGGCCAGCTCAACCGCATCATGGCGCGCGCCCTGCAGGCCAACGAGCCGCCCCTGCACCGCGGCC belongs to Desulfobacteraceae bacterium and includes:
- the der gene encoding ribosome biogenesis GTPase Der — protein: MKPIVAILGRPNVGKSSLFNRITRSKNALVDNTPGVTRDRIYGEALWEDIPFTVVDTGGFVAGDPDHFAGPIRQQVQQAIHDADILVLVLDAKGGLSPYDRDMLALLRDVGKPVFYLVNKVDGQEQEALLYEFYGLGVAPLYPVSAEHGYGVPDFLDALVAALPAAAPEPAVEMVRVAVVGRPNVGKSSLVNRVLGRERLVVSDVPGTTRDAVDAVCKVNDKSYLLIDTAGIRRKGRVDQKLEKFSVIKALQGLERCDVALIVLDVYEGVTDQDITIAGYAHDRGCGCILLLNKWDLVEKDSLTTRRYVEELRAASRFLQFAPIMTISAKTGLRLPRIFELVDAVYTQYTARLGTGQLNRIMARALQANEPPLHRGHRLKFYYTTQVGTKPPTFVSFVNYPDAVHFSYKRYIVNQIREGAGLDQTPLRLLFRQRSGPLKDFVASRARRPQPRKGRGRKKAGRG